In Montipora capricornis isolate CH-2021 chromosome 4, ASM3666992v2, whole genome shotgun sequence, a single genomic region encodes these proteins:
- the LOC138046348 gene encoding uncharacterized protein — MPDEFEEVHRKARETGTNLFRQWENIYWCCKVGQGSDERRVTNYLSVNQIKWQFNLSCATWWGGQFKRIISIMKSALHKPIGNGMLSWKELQDVLLDMEITLNNRPLSYLEDDPQLPVLTPSSMLFVNSNVLPELQPHHIEKADLRKRARHMLKCKEAVWRRWSKEYLRSLREKHRGQATAQGNAPAIGDIVIVQAEERNRGKWPLGIVENVIVGTDGVVRGAVLRSGKSHIERAVQHLYPLELSCDRQGPHLAELNPQAQPFQPRRDAAVAARLPVQNIARDELLF; from the coding sequence ATGCCTGACGAGTTTGAAGAAGTTCATCGGAAGGCGAGGGAGACCGGAACGAATTTATTCCGACAATGGGAGAACATTTATTGGTGCTGCAAAGTGGGTCAAGGCAGTGATGAAAGACGAGTGACGAATTACTTGTCAGTCAACCAAATCAAGTGGCAGTTTAACCTTAGCTGCGCCACATGGTGGGGTGGTCAGTTCAAGAGAATCATTAGTATAATGAAATCAGCGCTACACAAGCCAATAGGAAATGGAATGTTGAGTTGGAAGGAATTACAAGACGTTTTATTAGACATGGAAATCACCCTTAATAACCGACCATTGAGTTATCTGGAGGATGATCCTCAGTTACCTGTTCTGACTCCGAGTTCCATGCTGTTCGTGAATAGCAATGTGCTGCCAGAGTTACAACCTCATCATATTGAAAAGGCTGATCTCCGCAAACGAGCCAGGCACATGCTTAAGTGCAAGGAGGCGGTGTGGCGACGTTGGTCAAAGGAGTACCTGCGTAGCCTTCGAGAGAAACATCGTGGCCAAGCAACCGCTCAGGGAAACGCACCTGCCATTGGTGATATAGTTATAGTACAAGCGGAAGAAAGGAACAGGGGCAAATGGCCGCTAGGCATAGTTGAAAATGTCATAGTTGGGACTGATGGAGTAGTCAGAGGAGCCGTATTGCGCTCAGGGAAGTCCCACATTGAACGGGCAGTCCAACATTTGTATCCGTTAGAGCTCTCGTGTGATAGACAGGGACCACACCTAGCGGAGTTGAATCCACAAGCTCAACCATTCCAACCAAGAAGAGATGCGGCCGTTGCAGCTCGCCTGCCAGTACAGAACATTGCTAGAGATGAACTTTTATTCTGA